The window CCACGTGGCACCCGGCCGGGTGGTCGAGTGGCGGCTCAGGTCGACGGCGGCGGAGGCCGGCCCCACGGGTGACCCGGCGAGCAGGAAGGCGTCCTTCAACCAGGACAAGCACTTCAGCGTCGCCGAGGAGAGCCGGGCCGCCGACGACCCCGTCGCGTCCTGGGTCGCGGTCACCTTCGAAGTCTCCGGCCCGCTGGACGAACAGGCCCTGGCCCAGTCCCTGCTCTCCTTCGTCCGGCGGCACGAGGTCCTGCGGTGCGCGTTCCTCCGTCTGGCCGGGGAACTGTCCTGCGAGCCCTTCGACCCCGCCGAACTCGCCCTGGATCCCGAGCACGTGGGCACCTTCGCCACCTCCGACCTGCTGCGCGACTTCCTCGTCGAACGGTTCAAGCGGAGCATCGACACCCTCTCCTGGCCCCTGTTCACCATGGGCGCGGTGCTCCGCGAGGACTCCGCGACCGTCTACCTCGCCTTCGACCACATCGTGTGCGACGGCATGTCGATGCCGATCGTCGTCCGCGAGGTGATGACCGCCTACGAGTCCCTGTGCCGCGGCGAGGACGTCGAACTGCCGCCCGCCCCCAGCTACCTCGACTTCGCCGACGAGCAGCGCCGCCGCTACCTGTCGATCGACGCCGGTGACGAACGACTGGACTACTGGCGGTCGTTCATCGAACGGGCCGGCGAGTTCTTCCCCCGCTTCCCGCTCGACCTCGGTGTCGAGCCGGAGCGCATGTACCCGATCGTCAACGAGGCCTCCCTGCTGCTGGACGCCGCCGAGACGGAGGTGTTCGAGAAGACCTGCCTGGCGGTCGGCGGCAAGCCGTTCATGGGGGTGCTCGCCTCCGTCGCCGTGTGCCTGCGCGAGGCCGGCGGGCCGGGCGTCTACCGGGGCCTCATGCCGGTCAGCGAGCGCGGCCGGGGAGCCTGGACGGACTCGGTGGGCTGGTTCGTCAACACCATGCCCATCGAGTTCGACGCTTCGCCCGGCCGGGACTTCGCCCAGGTCATGGCCTCGGTCCGGGCCGGCTTCAGCGAGATGATCGGCCATGTCGACGTGCCGTTCGTCCGGGCGTGGGAGCTGCTGGCGCCCGCGGAGTTCGCCGCCCGCGCCTGGCCGTACCCGGTGAACTTCTTCTCGTACATCGACATGCGCAGGTGCCGG of the Streptomyces sp. NBC_01294 genome contains:
- a CDS encoding condensation domain-containing protein, translating into MRQFPLEMHHVAPGRVVEWRLRSTAAEAGPTGDPASRKASFNQDKHFSVAEESRAADDPVASWVAVTFEVSGPLDEQALAQSLLSFVRRHEVLRCAFLRLAGELSCEPFDPAELALDPEHVGTFATSDLLRDFLVERFKRSIDTLSWPLFTMGAVLREDSATVYLAFDHIVCDGMSMPIVVREVMTAYESLCRGEDVELPPAPSYLDFADEQRRRYLSIDAGDERLDYWRSFIERAGEFFPRFPLDLGVEPERMYPIVNEASLLLDAAETEVFEKTCLAVGGKPFMGVLASVAVCLREAGGPGVYRGLMPVSERGRGAWTDSVGWFVNTMPIEFDASPGRDFAQVMASVRAGFSEMIGHVDVPFVRAWELLAPAEFAARAWPYPVNFFSYIDMRRCRGAERHDDWRPATHVWSARANGACSWFQRDADGMHMNSLYVDTPAARRTMCDFQEALRLTVQDITRSGGFRRPIALTAPRRPVRTPLDVAAYARRG